Proteins encoded by one window of Arachis ipaensis cultivar K30076 chromosome B04, Araip1.1, whole genome shotgun sequence:
- the LOC107637018 gene encoding arginine/serine-rich coiled-coil protein 2-like, which yields MGDVLEEASSSREDSQPKNSTPEHQEVTNQGRIASIVHHTNDHIITEPRRPEKTGDKAAQIIQDLCLRVQELEGKLATKERHNNEHGSYATSRSKSRHDRSLTRRHDRRDGRSTSRTHGREKSPERRYSKRQNRSTFRDPSRQHDSDEDRRHRDTKRTRNDHTIMGATPFT from the coding sequence ATGGGGGACGTACTGGAAGAAGCCTCCTCAAGCCGAGAGGACTCCCAACCAAAGAATTCGACCCCAGAGCACCAAGAGGTCACAAACCAGGGAAGGATAGCAAGTATTGTCCACCATACAAACGATCATATCATCACAGAACCGCGACGCCCCGAGAAAACGGGGGATAAAGCGGCACAAATCATCCAAGATCTCTGCCTTCGGGTCCAGGAACTCGAAGGCAAATTGGCCACCAAGGAAAGACACAACAATGAACACGGAAGCTACGCAACTTCCAGGTCAAAGTCTCGCCACGACAGATCGCTGACTCGGCGACACGATAGAAGAGACGGTCGCAGCACCTCGCGCACCCACGGGAGAGAAAAATCACCAGAACGGCGATACAGCAAAAGACAAAACCGCAGCACTTTCCGAGACCCGAGTCGTCAGCACGACTCAGACGAAGATCGGCGCCACCGAGATACTAAACGCACCAGAAACGACCACACAATAATGGGAGCTACTCCTTTCACATAA